In Oreochromis aureus strain Israel breed Guangdong linkage group 9, ZZ_aureus, whole genome shotgun sequence, the genomic window AACTCTCATACAAGAATCTAATGTTTCACACAGCATGGTTTACATAATATTTCTCCTTTTGACCTGTGGATATGGAAGTGGCCCTGTCACCACATTAACCACCTGTACCTGTTTAACTTGAAGTGGTGCCTGAGGTACATTTGTATTCAGTCTTATGCTACTTTCTGACACAGAAAAAAGACCCTAAATTAACTATTCCTGTTTTAGCCATCCTGTATGTGCTACTCCACGCTGTCAGCATTCACACCCCTTACACATTGACACTTAGCTAGTATTGACATCTGCTAACTGAGTGGCATCTCCTCCACTCCCCACTGTCTTGCCAGCTGATCAGAGCACCCAAGCTTTAGCAGTCCCCCGAGCATGCGGGCGTTGCAGTGTTGTCCACACTCCATCAATACCATCTTGTCCGCCTGTAAATTACGGCGGTTCAGCCCTCTCACTGTGTCACTTGATCTAGCGACAGCATGTGATCTGTTATGTGCGGCTCTTTCATCCCCTCTGTGAAAGGCGTGCTAGCTCCCTGACAGAGAAAGCGAATGCTCTCCATTTGCCTTCTGAAGATTGATCTATTAGCCGTACCTGTCACTCAATATATTTACATGAATTCAAACAGGctgcatgtgttcattaaacCACGCTTGTTTGAAGTCTCTTATTTTACTATATGCAATTCATCACTTCATTCACTGTGTAAAAGGTACATTTCAAACAGAATtcagtgatttgcaaatcttATAAGCTCCCAATATTACATAGATGTTGTGTTGTAATGGTGAAAATGAGATATTTAACAATTTCATGAGAATATTTGATGATttttaatttgatggcagcaacaaaaGTTGGGATGGGACAACAATGGGGtggaaaagtaagtggtactaaaaagaaacagctggaggaacattttacAATTATTTAAGTTAAGTGGCAACAgatcaggaaaaaaatgtatctaCAAATTGTATAACAATTCCAGAATAATGTTCATTACCACTTTGAATATCTTATCATCTACAGAACAAACAAGCATCCAGATTCTCCTCAAGAGACACGGCTGAAAATAAGTATTAAATGCATGTGATGGGCTCAGCAACACTTCCAGAGTTCGCCGTGCAGTCCACAAATCCAGGTTGCAGAAGTAGCTGCCCTTACCTGAGCCTTTTTTCCTGCTCATAGGGagctgtctgattgttggggtttctctgtattattgtagggtctttaccttacaatataaagcgccttgaggtgattgttgttgtggtttggtgctatataaataaaattgaattgaattgaaaaccTTTGTAGTAGAAGAGCCCCATTGCTGAACTGGCCTGTCTGCAGTCCGGGGCTTTCACCAACTGAAAACATCTGGCAcatcatgaaatgaaaaactATAACAAAGAAGACCCAGGACTACGGAGCAGCAAGAACAAGAACATTAATATCCAAAATAtccagcagctggtctcctcagttcccagatgCTCATGGCAACAGATCTTAAAAGAAGAGGGGACgctacacagtggtaaacatggccCCATCCCAAGTTCTCTGAGACATTTCATATGGTTTCTGTATTCTATTGTggttacattttacacagcatcccagcTCTTTTGGAATTGGGGTTGTATAACCCAGAGGTAACACTGAAGGCGACCGTAACACCGACGGCAACTGTAACTGGTATTGATTGTCTGACCTTACCCTTAGCACTCTATTTTGCTGTTTTAGGAGGCCAGAAGAGAAATCAATGCCCTGGGATACCCATGAGAGGCCTGGGATAAATGGAGACCGGCCAGGCTTTGCTGCAGCAGTGCAGCGGAGAGGATCAGCTGGGAACGTGTCAGAATGGAGGCAATGGAGTGGAAGATACATAGAAAAAGAgcataccaaatcaaagtgacAAAGGGAGTCTATGAGGGCTATTTTCTGCAGGGAGTAATTTGCCGGGCGGTATTGGAGCAGAGTTTATTAAGCGCAAGTAAACCAAAACGAAAAAAAAGAGGTTATTCAAACGGTTTTGAGTTTAAACACATGCGGTCAAATGAGGAAAGTCTATGTGTGATAAAAGAGCCAGGCTGAGACgatgaagggtgtgacccccaGCGTTAGGTCTGCAGAATGGCACAATGTGAAATGTGTGTTTCCTTCCTCTGAAAGTGTACTCTCACTTCTCcttaaatataaaatgaccaTGAAATGCATGGACTGATGAGATGAACCCAAATTATTCAAGGTTGTCTAGTTTTTAATTGTGTGAAGTAACTGGATGGCTTGCTGGAGATATTTGTAGTTTAGTGATCCTCACTATATGTTCCATGAGGTCCACCATAAACCTGACATTTGTGTGGTTCTGTGAGAAATCAGTCTGTCTGTCCATAATGAGACGATGTTTTACAGCAATCTTAATAAATAACTATCTTAGACTCTCATCTCATTTGATAATGTCATTAGAACTGATGACATTATCATCAGCCTCCCCGTGTATTGTGTTTATACTTTTCTTTGCATTTCGACGTCCAGTTGGCCTTCATTTTTCTTGAGCTGCCGTGTGCTTATCATTGCCCTCCCCTTATCCTTAACTGTCAGTGACACAAGAGCACTTAAAGCGGTATGGCAAAGGCAGAAGACTGGACGTAAGGTAGGaactaataaaacattttcttgttaTTAACAGAAGTTATACTTTATGATGCACCATATACAGTAAATGCATGCTCTCCCTATAGATATAAAGTCTGGAATAGACATGAATACCTCTAATCTATTCACCAGATGTTACATAATCACATATAGCCAATGCTGTGTTGTGTAAGTTTACATGGTAACGTCTTTTTCTTGTCAAAATAAGTGGTATTTAAGTCCATGAAGGCAAGTTTGATCCCATTATAAAAGATCTACTTGTGCATCTGGATTTTCTATATGCAGCATTAACCAGCAAAAGCAGtgaattaaaactaaacatgtcaAAGCATTTTAGTTGCTGGCAACATAGAAGCATTTCCAACGTCACGGAGAAACATTCCTGTTTCTTTAATGAAAAATTACAGACATTTCAGACAAGAGTCGCTTTTATGGCTTATGCTTTATTATAATAAGAATACCCATTTTATATAAGAATGCAGCATTTCCTGTTTATACAGCTGTTTGTCTGTAATGAAAGCAGATGTCCTCGAGTGTTGCAGACAGAGCCATTGGGGCCATTATCGGGGCAGCAGTGGCAGATGCAGCAGGTAAGATAAACCGAGTGCAGATACTAGGAGTGAGTTAATTAGCAACAGAGTTTTACATATTGCAAATCTTTCTCTTTTAGTCCCCCGTATCCTAATAATTCATAGGCCTGATGCTTTCACAGGGTTCATGTTGAATTCATGTTTATTTCTTAGAGTAAAACTGTGAAGCTTACCTTTATACATCACATTTTCTCCCTTCTTTGGTGTTATGACATTTCATATCAGTACAATTAAGCAACATCTGTGTGGACTGATAAAGCACAGGGGTGGTGCCTGGATGTCATCTTCACCCATCATGTTATGAAACCAGAGTTTCTGCATAGCAGCCAAACACCAAATAATATATCCATTATTGAATGTTCCACACacatacagcccagcccatgcactGGATCTACGACCTGGACAAACTGAAAGCAGTGCTGCGTGATCTGGAGCCCTGTCCAGAGTTTCGGCCTCAGTCAGCGAATCCGTTCTACCGCAGGACGACGGGCGAGCAGACCTGCTATGGAGACCAGGCATACGTCCTGCTGGAGTCGCTGAGTCGGTGTGGAGGTAGTGAAAGTCACTCAGACAGGCGGCAACTGTGCGTCATACACCTGCCAGTGTGTTTAATTTAGAATTTAGAGTAAGACGGTAACAAATCACGTTTTTACTGTAAGTAAATTTAGGTAGTGTGCAAATACTTTAAGTGATCATAAGTAATTTTACACAGTGCATGGGTAATTTTAAGTTCTGCATAACTTGAGAGTCTCCTTTCCTGTAAAATACCTGCAATTTAGACGAGGTAAACCATAATACAAATATTTAGCACACTTATGATGTGATATGgggaaatattgtttttctgcaaaattacgAGGAAATTATGCAGCATTTAAGATTACTTAAATAATATATTTCTGCCCCCTTtcttgtaaaaacacaaaagtcaTGCACTACTACTTAAACATTACTTAAAATGACTTACATACTGCTTAGATTTTACTCACAGTATTTGTTACTTTCTTCGTCTAGTGTGCCTACCTTTAAGTATTTATAGTTAATATAAttgcaaatacatttaaattccATTTAATTATTGGGGAATTGTGCACTTAGTCGTCAGCTgtgttataaagtgttacccAACATTTATATTATTAGTTTATAACATTGTTAAACCATGACCTTTTAACGTGAAGCCTGTGAGAAATACTTGCACTGACGCAGAGTGTTGCCATGTTTCGACAGGCGTTAATGTGGAAGACTTGACCAAGCGCTTTCATGAGTTCTTTGGACCAGGAACGGTCTACGATCTGCCCCTGAACGATCCatacagaaagaaagaaggtaCTGTGCTTGTGTGGCTGCCGTCTATCAATTTTGCAATTTCCATGAGTTAATCACCAGCTTAACAGGTGGTGATTAACTTTGTGAGAGCCTGTGTTTCTGCATGATAACTCTGTGCATGCTGTTTTTCATCCTGCTGATGGGGGCATTCCCTTTCCATGAAAATGTTCCACAGTCagacttcctctttttttttctttagttggTTTTTGTCCAGCACTTTGAATATTGGCTGTTTTTTCTGCTGTCAGGGTGTTATATAAATATTGTTGTGCAGTAAATTACCATAGCACCACGGGGCACTTTGGGTACAATGAACTGCAGATGGTTTTATGTCTTCTTGGACTAATATAAGAGGAGCTGTGTCATCATGGCCAGCGATAGCCATCATGACTGAACAGAGAACAGAGCTCCACCTGCAGAAACTTAAACAGCTCCATCAGGACATCCAAGGGaatgtttcttttcctcttcttcctgctgTATATCTACCAATTCTTCCCTCCCTCATAAAGCAGCTGTTTGTTGCATTTGATAGGCCCCAAAGCAATTCTCCCCATCGATGGCCCATGGAGGAATGCAAGCCTGAAGGCTTTCATCAGAAATGTCGATGCTGGCAAAGAAGAAACTGGTAAATATCACAACTGCGCAAAGACTTTTCCATGCCTTGATTTGTCAAGGTTATAATCTTCATGTGTTTCGTCTTTGAGGCTGTGACGTGGACTGTCAGATAGACGGTGTCACTAAAATCGCTCCTGTGGTGGCTATGTACGCCGGGCGACCTGAGATGCTGGAGAAAGTGGAAAAAGCCATTCGCGTGACCCAGAATAATGACATGTGTGTGGCTGTGACACTGGCTGCAGCGAGGTAAGTGGACACGTTATGGCAGGCTAGGGAATTGCAAGCCTCTATCCATCTGTCTGACTTTGTTTGTGCAACATTAGGTTTTTGGAGCATTTCATTGTGAATGGTCCAGATCCCAATGCTGTGGATGCAGTTCTGGCTCAGCTGAATGACCCCGATAGACAGAATCCTCAGGAGCTGGACAAGGCTGTCATTGGTAAGGGTTTAAAGACTCATTCAATATGgaatttaaattgaatttagcatgttctccctgtaccTGTGTGAGTTTTCTGGTTGACTTGTGATTCTAAATGGCCTTAGCTCTGAATGACTGTTCTTGTTAACCATGTGATAGGCTCTTCCCCAGTGACAGCTGTGATAGGCTGCAGATTACTCTTGAACAGGAGAAGCAGCCGTGAAAACAGATGGATATAAATATAAAGCTAGAACCAAAGTTTGATTAGCCTACTTTGGTTTGGCATATGAGGGAAATGGCGAACTCAACTCTCACTAAATCTTATAAATAGCCCAAGAGTGAGCAGTTTAAACAAACTATAGAGCTGCTGATTAGCCGATGTTTTTAACCCTTGGACAGAGACAGTATAAAAGAGCTACAGCAAAGTCAGCCATTAGTTTCCAAGTCCTGTTTTGAAGCCTCGAGATAAGTGTTTCATCTTTGTTgcacaaaagggaaaaaaatgaatgtaacAGTGAGACGAGGATGTGACTGTAAATTTGGATGTAAACATTGGCTAATGACTAAATTCTTAGCCAACTAGTGTGTAGTTTCATACCATATTTCAAATAAAGTATAACTTAGATTTGTTCAATTTTTACTCAGCATTGCTTAAACTGAGTGACTGAGGGAAATCATCAGAAAAGTGTTCACGGAGAGCGAGACAGAAATCAATTTTCCCATAGTTTTCtataggacttttttttttgccaccaAAGCatatcgccatctggtggtctTTACATAGAAtgcattggcttcatttttctgacTAGAAAGCTAAGTCCATCTTTGATACTGTCTAAAGTTTCCCTTTAAGCCTTTATGTTAAACCAAGGTTAGCAATTTCTAGCTTCATAGCTTTAAATTCAATCAACAAATGTTTGAGTGGCATCACTTTTTCTATTTGACAGTTAACGTTTCACAATAAAATGAAAAGGTAATGGCATATTTActc contains:
- the LOC116335770 gene encoding crystallin J1C-like, with the protein product MSSSVADRAIGAIIGAAVADAAAQPMHWIYDLDKLKAVLRDLEPCPEFRPQSANPFYRRTTGEQTCYGDQAYVLLESLSRCGGVNVEDLTKRFHEFFGPGTVYDLPLNDPYRKKEGPKAILPIDGPWRNASLKAFIRNVDAGKEETGCDVDCQIDGVTKIAPVVAMYAGRPEMLEKVEKAIRVTQNNDMCVAVTLAAARFLEHFIVNGPDPNAVDAVLAQLNDPDRQNPQELDKAVIAHISQVKDNLTKTSQQLIPAVFTNTUALPGAFQGALHGVLTLNQLDEAVRDTMRCGGCTASRASFIGACFGAQIGLQGIPESWRKRTLRYPLLLELAEKVVKKIQ